The following are encoded together in the Lactuca sativa cultivar Salinas chromosome 1, Lsat_Salinas_v11, whole genome shotgun sequence genome:
- the LOC111904200 gene encoding KH domain-containing protein HEN4: MESQKEIVFRIQYSSDKVGSLIGKSGTIIQAIQNESGAHIAIGAPVSDCDERLITISAMEVSESRNSDSQNAVILIFNRYVESGFQKGMDMTSSSGAQVSTRLVISQNQMGCLLGKGGSIVADMKKMTGAFIKIVGAHQAPKCALKTDQVVLMTGEMINVRDALYNVTGRLRNNLFSNRMSNSHGTGTGTTKGTYTHHQSSVAMSHYPNQHNTNLTQAMDNLKLSSNSIDRPLTPGKWHLPDISTGSTSVGRSAAIMSNMSVEILVPQSVIALVYGENGSKLTRLRQILGAKFVVHELRSGTSDHIVVISGTPNETQSAQSLLQAFILADQS, encoded by the exons ATGGAATCCCAGAAGGAAATAGTTTTCAGGATTCAGTATTCCAGTGATAAAGTGGGTAGCTTGATAGGCAAATCAGGGACAATCATTCAAGCTATTCAAAACGAATCAGGTGCCCATATAGCAATTGGAGCTCCCGTTTCTGATTGTGATGAAAGATTGATCACCATTTCTGCAATGGAGGTTT CAGAGTCACGAAATTCGGATTCACAAAATGCAGTGATTCTTATATTCAATAGGTATGTGGAGTCTGGGTTTCAAAAGGGGATGGATATGACATCATCAAGTGGGGCCCAGGTTTCTACTAGACTTGTGATTTCACAAAACCAAATGGGTTGTCTGTTGGGTAAAGGTGGGTCCATAGTTGCAGATATGAAAAAGATGACTGGTGCTTTTATAAAGATAGTTGGTGCTCATCAAGCTCCTAAGTGTGCCCTTAAAACTGATCAAGTAGTGTTG atgACAGGAGAGATGATAAATGTAAGAGATGCTTTATACAATGTTACTGGAAGACTAAGAAACAACTTATTCTCAAATAGAATGTCAAATAGCCATGGAACTGGAACTGGAACAACAAAGGGTACATATACACATCATCAATCTTCTGTTGCCATGTCACATTATCCTAATCAGCATAATACTAATTTAACTCAAGCTATGGATAATCTCAAACTCTCAAGTAATAGCATAGATCGTCCTCTGACACCTGGAAAATGGCACCTTCCG GATATTAGCACAGGGTCAACTTCTGTAGGTAGATCTGCCGCTATAATGAGTAACATGAGTGTGGAAATTCTAGTACCCCAAAGTGTCATTGCTTTGGTTTATGGGGAGAATGGAAGCAAACTCACTCGTTTAAGACAG ATTCTAGGTGCAAAATTTGTAGTGCATGAGCTACGTTCAGGAACAAGTGATCACATTGTGGTTATTTCGGGTACTCCCAATGAAACCCAATCTGCTCAGAGCCTCCTTCAAGCATTCATACTTGCAGATCAATCATAA